The Acetivibrio saccincola genome window below encodes:
- a CDS encoding carbohydrate ABC transporter permease, with protein MDSVRKNKLAIFLFIFPAAILFITVIIIPIFASVYYSFFDYGVAKKIFVGLGNYKELFTNTNLKFTKSVINALILAGLSVFIQLPISLYLALTLAKGIKGERFFLGVFFLPVLLSTVVVGQLWKKIYFPTYGILNVFLNSIGLENLTKNWLGDPKVVLISVFIPLLWQYVGYHMLLMYAGIKTIPTELREAAQIDGATERQVSWYVTIPMLKPIIRVSLIFAVTGSLKAFDLIYVLTGGGPLRASQVPATLMVEQAFSSYRFGFGSSIAVSIIFLCFFFALLIKAAIKTEEM; from the coding sequence ATGGACTCTGTGAGAAAAAACAAGTTGGCTATATTCTTGTTTATATTTCCCGCGGCAATATTATTCATTACTGTAATTATTATACCAATTTTTGCATCGGTATACTATAGTTTTTTTGACTATGGTGTTGCAAAAAAAATATTTGTGGGACTGGGAAACTATAAAGAGTTATTTACAAATACCAATTTAAAATTTACCAAATCAGTGATAAACGCATTAATATTGGCAGGATTATCAGTTTTTATCCAGTTGCCTATATCTCTTTATTTAGCTTTAACATTGGCAAAGGGAATAAAAGGGGAGAGATTTTTTCTAGGGGTATTTTTCCTGCCTGTATTGCTGTCAACAGTTGTTGTAGGTCAGCTTTGGAAGAAAATTTATTTTCCCACATACGGAATTTTAAATGTCTTTTTGAATTCTATAGGATTGGAGAATCTGACTAAAAACTGGCTTGGAGATCCTAAGGTTGTATTAATTTCGGTATTTATTCCACTCCTTTGGCAGTATGTAGGGTATCACATGCTTTTAATGTATGCTGGTATAAAGACAATCCCAACGGAGCTTAGGGAAGCTGCCCAAATAGATGGGGCAACTGAAAGACAAGTATCATGGTATGTTACAATCCCAATGCTTAAGCCAATTATTAGGGTATCTTTAATTTTTGCAGTGACAGGTTCTTTAAAGGCATTTGACTTAATATATGTATTGACAGGGGGAGGACCGTTAAGGGCCAGCCAGGTGCCGGCTACATTAATGGTGGAACAGGCTTTTAGCAGTTACCGTTTTGGATTTGGAAGTTCAATTGCTGTTTCTATAATTTTCTTGTGTTTCTTCTTTGCACTGCTTATAAAAGCCGCTATTAAAACGGAGGAGATGTAA
- a CDS encoding carbohydrate ABC transporter permease, which translates to MSKFKKYMGKFKIKTIFTYIILSIWAIINLFPLYWLFTFSLKNNKEIFGGNIIGLPKEWMWSNYLKALTIGRVGRYFLNSVIVTGITILLTVIFAAMATYALTRLVWKGRKSANNIFMLGLTIPIHAAILPIFIVLSKLKMLSSYQALIIPYVGFALSMAILIFSGFMSGIPRELDEAACIDGCGVYGIFFRIILPLLKPAISTVAIFTYLQAWNELMFAVVFIRDSNYKTLTVGIQSLEGTFSTEWGPIGAALVITTIPTLLLYAFMSKKIQQSLMAGAIKG; encoded by the coding sequence ATGAGTAAATTTAAAAAGTATATGGGAAAATTTAAAATAAAGACAATATTCACCTACATTATACTGAGCATATGGGCAATTATAAATTTATTTCCGTTATACTGGTTGTTTACCTTTTCCCTAAAGAACAACAAGGAGATTTTTGGAGGAAACATAATAGGTCTTCCAAAGGAATGGATGTGGTCAAACTACTTAAAGGCACTTACAATAGGAAGGGTAGGCAGATATTTTTTAAACAGTGTAATTGTAACGGGAATAACCATATTGCTGACTGTGATTTTTGCAGCAATGGCTACCTATGCTCTTACAAGACTTGTGTGGAAGGGAAGAAAGTCAGCCAACAATATTTTTATGCTGGGTTTGACAATTCCAATTCATGCAGCAATTTTACCTATTTTCATTGTACTGAGCAAATTAAAGATGTTAAGTTCCTATCAGGCATTGATTATTCCTTATGTAGGTTTTGCATTATCAATGGCTATATTAATTTTCAGCGGTTTTATGTCAGGTATCCCGAGGGAGTTGGATGAGGCTGCCTGCATTGACGGATGCGGGGTATATGGAATATTTTTTAGAATTATATTACCTCTTTTAAAACCTGCTATTTCTACAGTAGCTATTTTCACATATTTGCAAGCATGGAACGAGCTTATGTTTGCAGTTGTATTTATCAGGGATTCAAACTATAAGACACTGACAGTTGGAATTCAATCCCTTGAAGGTACTTTTTCTACAGAATGGGGACCTATCGGGGCGGCATTGGTTATTACAACAATTCCAACACTGCTGCTATATGCTTTCATGAGTAAGAAAATCCAGCAGAGTCTCATGGCAGGTGCAATTAAAGGCTAA
- a CDS encoding sensor histidine kinase — MAAIALENSDEKTCNAIMALGDFYRGYLSKGKNEIPLREEIEMVKSYLEIQKLRYGDIFEVEYEIDEKLLNILVPKLILQPLVENSIYHGIRLKGEKGIIKISVYKEKDRAHIVVFDTGVGMSEKQLQDIMNDEGGEKSFGLKSTIERIQYYYNDLDLYEITTKEGLYFRIDIKIPIM, encoded by the coding sequence ATAGCAGCTATTGCATTGGAAAATTCTGATGAAAAGACCTGCAATGCTATTATGGCACTCGGGGATTTTTATAGAGGTTATTTAAGCAAAGGCAAAAATGAAATTCCCCTAAGGGAAGAAATTGAAATGGTGAAAAGTTATTTGGAAATTCAAAAATTAAGATATGGTGATATTTTTGAGGTTGAGTATGAAATTGACGAAAAACTACTTAATATTTTAGTTCCTAAACTAATATTACAGCCTTTAGTTGAAAATAGTATATATCATGGTATAAGATTAAAAGGAGAAAAAGGTATTATCAAGATATCTGTGTATAAAGAGAAAGACAGGGCTCACATAGTTGTTTTTGACACAGGGGTAGGAATGAGTGAAAAACAGCTTCAAGATATAATGAATGATGAGGGAGGGGAAAAGAGTTTTGGGCTTAAAAGCACAATAGAGAGAATACAATATTATTATAATGATTTGGATTTATATGAAATTACGACTAAAGAGGGTCTTTATTTCAGAATAGATATAAAGATACCAATTATGTAG
- a CDS encoding response regulator transcription factor, producing MYKVMIVDDERPSRNILKNILKNIIEKENLGVEVVGEASGSIEAINTIDVIKPDIVFVDIRMPFMDGIEFSKIAIKRYPDLKIIIISAFSDFEYARECIRIGVCEYLLKPINSKEIRKTLLKVIENLNSKKQKNESSHIEEYQLVHKNDTVSKIKKYIEENYVQPDLNVASIAETFGFNASYLSRLFKAETDINLIDYINECRMKKAIEYAKKGTLMYITAKSVGIPDPNYFGKCFKKYTNKNYSEFKKYKDAK from the coding sequence ATGTATAAAGTAATGATTGTTGATGATGAGAGGCCGTCCCGGAACATATTAAAAAACATATTAAAAAATATTATAGAGAAAGAAAATTTAGGTGTGGAAGTAGTCGGGGAGGCATCGGGCAGCATAGAGGCAATTAATACTATTGACGTGATAAAGCCGGATATAGTATTTGTAGATATAAGAATGCCGTTTATGGACGGGATTGAATTTTCTAAAATAGCTATTAAGCGGTATCCTGATTTAAAAATAATTATTATATCCGCTTTCAGTGATTTTGAATATGCAAGGGAATGTATCAGAATAGGTGTATGTGAATACTTGTTAAAACCTATAAACAGCAAAGAAATACGAAAAACTCTTTTAAAAGTGATAGAAAATTTAAATTCAAAAAAACAGAAAAATGAAAGTTCGCATATAGAGGAATACCAATTAGTTCACAAAAATGATACAGTGTCTAAAATAAAAAAATATATAGAAGAAAACTATGTGCAACCGGATTTAAATGTTGCGTCTATTGCAGAGACCTTTGGTTTTAATGCAAGTTATTTAAGCAGGCTGTTTAAAGCGGAAACTGATATCAACCTTATTGATTACATTAATGAGTGCAGGATGAAAAAAGCAATTGAATATGCAAAAAAGGGGACTTTAATGTACATAACTGCAAAAAGTGTGGGGATTCCTGACCCTAATTATTTTGGAAAGTGCTTTAAAAAATATACCAATAAGAATTATTCTGAATTTAAAAAATACAAAGATGCAAAGTAA
- a CDS encoding DUF5050 domain-containing protein: protein MSNEIHLFGNSNPNTGNKDPKKIVLTIASLAVIIAVLIVAIKLASKPASDDTGDGGEKLSSKLTEKLSGVFVVDNDIKNASNSKTLAVSGDYLFYADSKGLYRVNKDGSGKLELDTGQISNINVYKDGLYYTKTEATDGSSTYSNKKHQIIRISFDGKKKNEIHTYDCQRISSMLVVNEVVLYQPIVFVPDGGTNEHGESTGSFQTNYVAVSIDGKDATRLHDDTYHSRFAIKYPYNQSELDALLGVDYPETVVKTSRYFIDDTMYFDTQSIQDPKTIRIFSISKANNVLNLIGEHIPDTSSTTPVSLYTNGFVYDGEFIYYVLTERRGTEEKNDLYKIDLNSNNLLFVQTLN from the coding sequence ATGAGTAACGAAATTCACTTGTTTGGAAATTCAAATCCAAATACCGGCAATAAAGATCCAAAAAAGATTGTGCTGACTATAGCATCTCTTGCCGTTATTATTGCTGTCCTTATTGTGGCAATAAAATTAGCTTCAAAACCTGCATCTGACGATACCGGCGATGGCGGGGAAAAATTATCCTCTAAGTTAACGGAGAAATTATCAGGTGTCTTTGTTGTTGACAATGATATTAAAAATGCATCTAATTCTAAAACTTTAGCTGTATCAGGGGATTACCTTTTCTATGCTGACTCTAAGGGCTTATACAGAGTGAACAAGGACGGATCCGGCAAATTGGAGCTGGATACAGGACAAATATCCAATATAAACGTTTATAAAGACGGATTGTATTATACTAAAACTGAAGCTACAGATGGTTCCTCAACATACAGCAATAAAAAGCATCAAATTATTAGAATTTCCTTTGACGGTAAAAAGAAAAATGAAATTCATACTTATGATTGTCAGAGAATTAGTTCAATGCTGGTAGTTAATGAAGTTGTACTTTATCAACCAATAGTTTTTGTACCTGATGGCGGAACTAACGAACATGGTGAGAGCACAGGTTCATTTCAAACAAATTATGTTGCAGTATCCATAGACGGTAAGGATGCCACAAGATTGCATGACGACACTTATCACAGCAGATTTGCAATAAAATACCCTTATAATCAGTCTGAACTGGATGCACTTTTAGGTGTTGACTACCCTGAAACCGTTGTTAAAACTTCTAGATACTTTATAGATGATACTATGTATTTTGATACTCAAAGTATTCAGGATCCAAAGACCATTAGGATATTCTCAATAAGCAAAGCTAATAACGTACTTAATCTAATAGGTGAGCACATTCCTGATACAAGCTCTACAACTCCTGTAAGCTTATATACTAACGGATTTGTATATGATGGTGAATTTATCTACTATGTATTAACTGAAAGAAGAGGAACTGAAGAAAAGAACGACTTATACAAAATAGATTTAAATTCAAATAACCTGTTATTTGTACAAACTCTAAATTAA
- a CDS encoding PdaC/SigV domain-containing protein, with protein MRKILLITLLSVVLIACFVLTGCSTELTDQYVLEEKEEVISSDEFESILRYPVVTGLVDKKVEEKINGTIKERIDGFKRGLENFKQIPEMQDNTLDVTYEVGYRTKEILSIKIEVISHMRSFGVDDHVVIGKNFDLKTGELLSLKDILKGNYKEEIDAKLEVKFSELDVEVTKQFEGINDETVFYIKDNALVFCFSAVEYINEIGETLELEIPFSEISGFLKKPLAFEGDTSPELKNYNTAIDEETKPSGALFFIGENIRNASQKDATTMILSFEEIQEKYIGVYEEILIDNEVQQKLFEFFGDTFDKDRVSELEDADLKSLLQEIIDGGYMVVNAEGLFTIVQDYRVLEEYAGYLSDDIRDYIYLKAEESKDLESLKAGGVLPWAKIKDRLMKYEDYMETYPDSIKEYEAGREHMNLLHTFFLDLTVCRLLTMLQIKLMMNCLKITENLST; from the coding sequence GTGAGGAAAATATTACTTATTACATTGCTATCTGTTGTTTTAATTGCCTGTTTTGTTTTAACAGGGTGCTCTACAGAGTTAACGGATCAATATGTTTTAGAGGAAAAAGAGGAAGTAATTTCTTCAGATGAGTTTGAATCAATATTGCGTTATCCAGTTGTAACAGGTTTAGTTGACAAAAAAGTTGAAGAAAAGATAAATGGCACTATAAAAGAAAGAATTGACGGATTTAAAAGAGGACTTGAAAATTTTAAACAGATTCCTGAAATGCAAGACAACACTTTAGATGTAACGTATGAAGTTGGGTACAGAACAAAGGAGATATTAAGTATAAAAATTGAAGTTATATCCCATATGCGGAGCTTTGGAGTAGATGACCATGTGGTTATAGGCAAAAATTTTGATTTGAAAACAGGTGAATTATTAAGCCTAAAAGATATATTAAAAGGGAATTATAAAGAAGAAATAGACGCAAAGTTAGAAGTTAAGTTTTCTGAATTAGATGTAGAGGTAACAAAACAATTTGAAGGAATTAATGATGAAACGGTATTTTATATAAAAGACAATGCATTGGTATTTTGCTTCAGCGCTGTTGAATATATAAATGAAATAGGTGAGACGCTAGAACTTGAAATACCGTTTAGTGAAATAAGTGGTTTTTTGAAAAAACCGCTGGCATTTGAAGGGGATACAAGCCCTGAATTAAAAAATTACAATACAGCTATTGATGAAGAAACAAAGCCTTCCGGGGCTTTGTTTTTTATTGGGGAAAATATTAGAAATGCGTCGCAAAAAGATGCAACCACAATGATTTTAAGTTTTGAGGAAATACAAGAAAAATATATAGGTGTGTATGAAGAAATTTTAATTGACAATGAGGTACAGCAAAAACTTTTTGAGTTTTTTGGGGATACATTTGACAAAGATAGGGTTAGTGAATTAGAGGATGCTGATTTAAAATCTTTGCTTCAAGAAATAATAGATGGCGGATATATGGTGGTAAATGCAGAGGGGCTATTTACCATAGTTCAGGATTACAGGGTTTTGGAGGAGTATGCAGGATATTTGTCGGATGATATAAGGGATTATATTTATCTTAAAGCAGAGGAGTCTAAGGATTTGGAAAGTTTGAAAGCAGGAGGGGTATTGCCCTGGGCTAAAATAAAAGACAGGTTAATGAAATATGAAGATTATATGGAGACATATCCTGACAGCATAAAAGAATATGAAGCCGGAAGGGAACATATGAATCTTCTACACACGTTTTTTTTGGATTTAACGGTATGCCGGCTTTTGACTATGCTACAAATAAAATTAATGATGAATTGCTTGAAAATTACAGAGAATTTGTCAACATGA
- a CDS encoding DUF3237 family protein: MNFEELFTLHIEINEQTLLENLHGDSVVMISFTGTATGKYFTGKVLPGGVDTQIIGKDKERHTLSARYILEGKDFNGDDCKIYIENNGYAVKNPNNVLFRTYPKIITNSKALSFLNHELLTGEVISTDKGIYIKFYRAV, encoded by the coding sequence ATGAACTTTGAAGAACTATTTACACTTCATATAGAAATTAATGAACAAACTTTGTTAGAAAATCTCCATGGAGACAGTGTTGTAATGATTTCATTTACAGGTACTGCTACAGGCAAGTATTTTACAGGTAAGGTGCTTCCCGGAGGAGTGGACACACAAATTATAGGAAAGGATAAGGAAAGGCATACATTATCAGCAAGATATATTCTTGAAGGGAAAGATTTTAATGGTGATGACTGTAAAATTTATATTGAAAATAACGGCTACGCTGTAAAAAACCCTAATAATGTATTGTTTAGGACTTATCCTAAAATTATCACAAATAGCAAAGCTTTAAGTTTCTTAAATCATGAATTATTAACTGGTGAAGTTATCAGTACAGATAAAGGTATATATATAAAGTTTTATAGGGCTGTGTAA